A single genomic interval of Stieleria maiorica harbors:
- the scpB gene encoding SMC-Scp complex subunit ScpB: MTTRKLAQLAHLADGTETRTLVRRLNQIYDNLGRSIRIEQVAGGFRMLTRAAYAPWLARLGHLPSAVRLSSPMMETLAVVAYRGPVSRADVEAIRGVACGELLRQLMERDLIRISGRSEELGRPYLYDTTKQFLQLFGLPSGDALPPINWEPLQEDAEIDPEPFDSEHSS, from the coding sequence TTGACCACGCGAAAACTGGCCCAATTGGCTCACTTGGCGGATGGTACGGAGACCCGTACACTTGTCCGCCGCTTGAATCAGATTTACGACAACTTGGGTCGATCGATCCGGATCGAGCAGGTCGCCGGGGGTTTTCGAATGTTAACCCGCGCCGCTTATGCCCCTTGGTTGGCCCGACTGGGACATTTACCTTCAGCAGTTCGGTTATCATCGCCGATGATGGAGACGCTGGCCGTTGTCGCGTATCGCGGTCCGGTTTCACGCGCCGACGTCGAAGCAATTCGTGGTGTGGCTTGTGGGGAGTTGTTGCGGCAACTGATGGAACGCGATTTAATTCGAATTTCCGGGCGAAGCGAAGAGCTCGGACGACCCTATCTTTACGATACAACAAAGCAGTTTTTACAACTTTTTGGACTTCCCTCCGGCGACGCCCTGCCGCCGATCAATTGGGAACCGTTGCAAGAAGATGCAGAAATAGACCCAGAACCATTTGATTCAGAACACTCGAGCTAA